In Denticeps clupeoides chromosome 1, fDenClu1.1, whole genome shotgun sequence, a single window of DNA contains:
- the LOC114802361 gene encoding pecanex-like protein 4 isoform X2: MKQTQRGGSEHLVWVQLRLQGSAQPSSQQPPRRIHTHQQRPGLQGGGDAVLDACEEMTSAWTTMGPDVPLLNEYKQEFFWKRFPQTLLGGPRFRLGYCAPPYVYLQQLLLLLTPWLLGGVATLLFQLGVLGEAPAAALSGALMVGVAAALQGLAQSAAQRSERVRPLANQNILADEEEVEFTHCVAPETVHFIVPGKRFMGNAVLHTLLAGALCGLATWYLLPARLGALFGGVGTTAPLFALSWVTVCIGEYALVVNSPTETATFQPQDAYEISALTRPLFILIFISVDLAQRFLGPAAELQLACQVLHVLFVTLPVLWALGTLPPPDALLLWALEEILVLGLGGSPMATNLRLVLMFLFTLTVAVGTYFIPSSLGVVVFSVAAGYLLSLDVAYIGAVSRSSRFRWWPLPLLLVFLVGSVVEGTLLQNLHPEVANLSLASGPGADGAVVGLRGAQGQVGYVLIGLLVVTWSLTELQGMCLLGGVLRNPLYPRRVESAQAFRQSSRALRITGVVRRLLLQHASPFAMVAFLSLDPSVSELHTVSLAVGFTRAFRLVWQRTDAALLQMVLVLLVRLASTGTPVAGWHRLGTGVQLLLVGFALDRGGQFLAKLRFALTVLVTSWTETKQRRRSAAALLALNAALCPFLLAVLLTCALLSAPLLPLFTLPVFLVGFPRPLRSWPGTPGCACPCADSVYYQQLSGRLAAALRSALACGALGPAPPGSHLLCRIQDRMVWLTVLERGFGFWTLNIKGLELQETSCHTLEARRVDEVFDWALSGPAPSDPLWRRLNPHWGNTLTPRCVVPVTLYSDARNVLTGIIDSHEHLGQFRGNFLKVLLWLLLRRSAHAHQHKAKGQRPPPASGGASGHSLHPSAPPPYSSTSSSFSSVGHQGRSCSLASLGDWSDEDDLFGPRCVQGPVRVLGVGDVSLPGSVDVLSLYETTTLPPLHRPRPEPDADEGRSPAHPRFSCPHSETLALPADWSSLPGPRLQQLRPCVPTDWFCFALAQLVEGGASGVEREALAGLQRDQGLVELYGGVALSCLLALGMEVEVPSPSLVYRVYGGHAHWSEALDWLKAKRELYQLALKAFRYSFKILFDQAVLESVETPAELSATLEEYETSWYIGMATEHGWQESVRRETPFLFSLGHDIAMGVYTGRVLSLQEQLVCVGTLNGEAVRGQWANLSWELLYATNDDEERYSIQAHPVLLRNLTVQAAEPPLGYPIYSSRPLSLRCL; the protein is encoded by the exons ATGAAACAAACACAg AGAGGAGGCAGCGAGCATCTCGTATGGGTCCAGCTGAGACTCCAAGGGAGTGCCCAACCCAGTTCCCAGCAGCCACCGAGgcgcattcacacacaccaacaacgaCCAGGATTAcag GGAGGAGGTGATGCTGTCCTGGACGCTTGTGAGGAGATGACCAGCGCCTGGACCACCATGGGGCCTGACGTGCCCCTCCTTAACGAGTACAAGCAGGAGTTCTTCTGGAAGCGCTTCCCACAGACGCTGCTGGGCGGTCCGCGCTTCCGGCTTGGCTACTGTGCCCCGCCCTACGTctacctgcagcagctgctgctgctgctgacgccGTGGCTGCtcgggggcgtggccacgcTGCTGTTCCAGCTGGGCGTGCTGGGAGAAGCTCCGGCTGCCGCCCTGTCGGGGGCGCTcatggtgggcgtggccgcagCCCTGCAGGGTCTGGCGCAGAGCGCCGCCCAGAGGTCCGAGAGGGTCCGGCCGCTGGCCAACCAGAACATCCTGGCCGacgaggaggaggtggagtTCACGCACTGCGTCGCCCCGGAGACCGTGCACTTCATCGTCCCAGGGAAGAGGTTCATGGGAAATGCGGTGCTGCACACGCTGCTGGCGGGCGCGCTGTGCGGCCTGGCGACGTGGTACCTGCTGCCCGCCCGGCTGGGGGCTCTGTTCGGGGGCGTCGGCACCACGGCGCCCCTGTTCGCGCTCAGCTGGGTGACCGTGTGCATCGGGGAGTACGCGCTCGTCGTCAACTCTCCCACCGAGACGGCCACCTTCCAGCCGCAGGACGCGTACGAGATCAGCGCGCTGACCCGGCCGCTCTTCATACTCATCTTCATCAGCGTGGACCTCGCCCAGCG GTTCCTGGGCCCGGCAGCAGAGCTGCAGCTGGCATGTCAGGTGCTGCATGTTCTGTTCGTGACGCTGCCCGTGCTGTGGGCCCTGGGCACTCTGCCCCCACCAGACGCCCTGCTGCTGTGGGCACTGGAGGAGATTCTGGTCCTGGGACTCGGTGGCTCGCCCATGGCCACCAACCTCAG GTTGGTTCTGATGTTCCTGTTCACTCTCACGGTCGCTGTTGGCACCTACTTTATCCCCTCCTCCCTGGGTGTGGTCGTTTTCAGCGTTGCCGCGGGATACCTGCTGAGTTTGGACGTGGCCTACATCGGTGCTGTGTCCAGGTCCTCCAGGTTCCGCTGGTGGCCGCTGCCCCTTCTGCTGGTTTTCCTGGTGGGGTCTGTGGTGGAGGGGACGCTCCTGCAGAACCTCCACCCTGAGGTGGCAAACCTCAGCCTGGCGAGTGGACCCGGGGCTGATGGGGCGGTTGTGGGGCTCCGTGGAGCTCAGGGTCAAGTGGGCTACGTGCTCATTGGTCTCCTGGTGGTGACCTGGTCACTCACGGAGCTTCAGGGCATGTGCCTGCTGGGCGGGGTCCTGCGCAACCCTCTGTATCCCCGACGCGTGGAGTCGGCACAGGCGTTTAGGCAGAGCAGCCGCGCCCTCCGGATCACAGGGGTGGTGCGGCGATTACTGCTTCAGCACG CGTCTCCGTTTGCGATGGTTGCGTTCCTCTCTCTGGACCCGTCCGTCTCGGAGCTCCACACCGTGTCTCTGGCAGTGGGATTCACGCGGGCCTTCAGACTG GTGTGGCAGAGGACAGACGCAGCCTTGCTGCAGATGGTGCTGGTGCTGTTGGTGAGGCTGGCGTCCACGGGGACGCCGGTGGCCGGGTGGCACCGCCTGGGGACCGGCGTGCAGCTCCTGCTG GTGGGCTTCGCGCTGGACCGCGGCGGCCAGTTCCTGGCCAAGCTGAGGTTCGCTCTGACCGTGCTGGTCACCTCGTGGACCGAGACCAAGCAGCGGCGGCGCTCCGCGGCGGCCCTGCTGGCCCTGAACGCGGCGCTGTGCCCCTTCCTCCTGGCCGTGCTGCTGACCTGCGCCCTCCTGTCTGCCCCCCTGCTGCCCCTCTTCACGCTGCCCGTCTTCCTGGTGGGCTTCCCTCGCCCGCTGCGCTCGTGGCCCGGCACCCCTGGGTGCGCGTGCCCCTGCGCCGACTCTGTCTACTACCAGCAACTCAGCGGCCGGCTGGCAGCGGCCCTCAGGAGCGCCCTGGCCTGTGGAGcactgg GCCCGGCCCCGCCCGGTTCACACCTCCTGTGCCGCATCCAGGACCGCATGGTTTGGCTGACCGTTCTGGAGCGGGGCTTTGGATTCTGGACCCTCAACATCAAG GGTTTGGAGCTGCAGGAGACGTCGTGCCACACCCTTGAGGCCCGGCGGGTGGATGAGGTCTTTGATTGGGCGCtctctggccccgccccctctgaCCCGCTTTGGCGGAGGCTCAACCCCCACTGGGGCAACACGCTGACACCCCGCTGTGTCGTCCCGGTCACCCTGTACTCGGACGCCCGGAACGTCCTTACGGGCATCATCGACTCCCATGAACACCTGGGCCAGTTCCGCGGGAACTTCCTGAAGGTTCTGCTCTGGCTGCTGCTGCGCCGCTCAGCACATGCCCATCAACACAAGGCCAAGGGTCAGCGTCCACCCCCCGCCAGCGGAGGAGCGTCTGGCCACTCTCTGCATCCCAGTGCCCCGCCCCCGTACTcttccacgtcctcctccttttcctccgTTGGCCACCAGGGGCGGAGCTGCAGCCTGGCGTCGCTGGGCGATTGGTCAGACGAGGACGACCTGTTTGGACCTCGCTGTGTTCAGGGGCCGGTGCGTGTTCTGGGTGTGGGGGACGTGTCCCTGCCCGGTTCAGTGGATGTTCTGAGTCTGTATGAGACCACGACGCTGCCCCCGCTGCACCGCCCTCGTCCTGAGCCAGATGCCGATGAGGGCAGGAGCCCCGCCCATCCCCGATTCAGCTGCCCCCACTCAGAGACCCTCGCCCTGCCTGCAGACTGGAGCTCCCTGCCCGGCCCACGCCTGCAGCAGCTTCGCCCCTGTGTGCCCACAGACTGGTTCTGCTTCGCCCTGGCGCAGCTGGTGGAGGGCGGGGCCTCGGGGGTGGAGCGGGAGGCGCTTGCAGGACTCCAGCGGGACCAGGGCCTGGTGGAACTCTACGGCGGCGTGGCCCTGTCCTGCCTGCTGGCTTTGGGTATGGAGGTGGAGGTTCCCTCCCCCAGTCTGGTTTATCGCGTGTacggaggccacgcccactggaGCGAGGCGTTAGACTGGCTGAAGGCCAAGCGGGAACTGTATCAGCTGGCGCTGAAGGccttcag gtacaGCTTCAAGATTCTGTTTGACCAGGCTGTTCTGGAGTCAGTGGAGACCCCGGCGGAGTTGAGCGCCACCCTGGAGGAATACGAGACCAGCTGGTACATCGGCATGGCGACGGAGCACGGCTGGCAGGAGAGCGTGCGCCGGGAAACCCCCTTCCTGTTCTCGCTGGGTCATGATATCGCCATG ggtgtcTACACGGGCcgcgtcctgtccctgcaggagCAGCTGGTGTGCGTGGGGACCCTGAACGGGGAGGCGGTCCGCGGCCAGTGGGCCAACCTGTCGTGGGAGCTGCTGTACGCCACCAACGACGACGAGGAGCGCTACAGCATCCAGGCCCACCCCGTCCTGCTGCGCAACCTGACCGTGCAGGCGGCCGAGCCGCCACTCGGGTACCCCATCTACTCGTCCCGCCCCCTGAGCCTGCGCTGCCTCTGA
- the LOC114802361 gene encoding pecanex-like protein 4 isoform X1 — MKQTQRGGSEHLVWVQLRLQGSAQPSSQQPPRRIHTHQQRPGLQGGGDAVLDACEEMTSAWTTMGPDVPLLNEYKQEFFWKRFPQTLLGGPRFRLGYCAPPYVYLQQLLLLLTPWLLGGVATLLFQLGVLGEAPAAALSGALMVGVAAALQGLAQSAAQRSERVRPLANQNILADEEEVEFTHCVAPETVHFIVPGKRFMGNAVLHTLLAGALCGLATWYLLPARLGALFGGVGTTAPLFALSWVTVCIGEYALVVNSPTETATFQPQDAYEISALTRPLFILIFISVDLAQRFLGPAAELQLACQVLHVLFVTLPVLWALGTLPPPDALLLWALEEILVLGLGGSPMATNLRLVLMFLFTLTVAVGTYFIPSSLGVVVFSVAAGYLLSLDVAYIGAVSRSSRFRWWPLPLLLVFLVGSVVEGTLLQNLHPEVANLSLASGPGADGAVVGLRGAQGQVGYVLIGLLVVTWSLTELQGMCLLGGVLRNPLYPRRVESAQAFRQSSRALRITGVVRRLLLQHASPFAMVAFLSLDPSVSELHTVSLAVGFTRAFRLVPTPPFLFTADRFPTFDLRTFRPQVWQRTDAALLQMVLVLLVRLASTGTPVAGWHRLGTGVQLLLVGFALDRGGQFLAKLRFALTVLVTSWTETKQRRRSAAALLALNAALCPFLLAVLLTCALLSAPLLPLFTLPVFLVGFPRPLRSWPGTPGCACPCADSVYYQQLSGRLAAALRSALACGALGPAPPGSHLLCRIQDRMVWLTVLERGFGFWTLNIKGLELQETSCHTLEARRVDEVFDWALSGPAPSDPLWRRLNPHWGNTLTPRCVVPVTLYSDARNVLTGIIDSHEHLGQFRGNFLKVLLWLLLRRSAHAHQHKAKGQRPPPASGGASGHSLHPSAPPPYSSTSSSFSSVGHQGRSCSLASLGDWSDEDDLFGPRCVQGPVRVLGVGDVSLPGSVDVLSLYETTTLPPLHRPRPEPDADEGRSPAHPRFSCPHSETLALPADWSSLPGPRLQQLRPCVPTDWFCFALAQLVEGGASGVEREALAGLQRDQGLVELYGGVALSCLLALGMEVEVPSPSLVYRVYGGHAHWSEALDWLKAKRELYQLALKAFRYSFKILFDQAVLESVETPAELSATLEEYETSWYIGMATEHGWQESVRRETPFLFSLGHDIAMGVYTGRVLSLQEQLVCVGTLNGEAVRGQWANLSWELLYATNDDEERYSIQAHPVLLRNLTVQAAEPPLGYPIYSSRPLSLRCL; from the exons ATGAAACAAACACAg AGAGGAGGCAGCGAGCATCTCGTATGGGTCCAGCTGAGACTCCAAGGGAGTGCCCAACCCAGTTCCCAGCAGCCACCGAGgcgcattcacacacaccaacaacgaCCAGGATTAcag GGAGGAGGTGATGCTGTCCTGGACGCTTGTGAGGAGATGACCAGCGCCTGGACCACCATGGGGCCTGACGTGCCCCTCCTTAACGAGTACAAGCAGGAGTTCTTCTGGAAGCGCTTCCCACAGACGCTGCTGGGCGGTCCGCGCTTCCGGCTTGGCTACTGTGCCCCGCCCTACGTctacctgcagcagctgctgctgctgctgacgccGTGGCTGCtcgggggcgtggccacgcTGCTGTTCCAGCTGGGCGTGCTGGGAGAAGCTCCGGCTGCCGCCCTGTCGGGGGCGCTcatggtgggcgtggccgcagCCCTGCAGGGTCTGGCGCAGAGCGCCGCCCAGAGGTCCGAGAGGGTCCGGCCGCTGGCCAACCAGAACATCCTGGCCGacgaggaggaggtggagtTCACGCACTGCGTCGCCCCGGAGACCGTGCACTTCATCGTCCCAGGGAAGAGGTTCATGGGAAATGCGGTGCTGCACACGCTGCTGGCGGGCGCGCTGTGCGGCCTGGCGACGTGGTACCTGCTGCCCGCCCGGCTGGGGGCTCTGTTCGGGGGCGTCGGCACCACGGCGCCCCTGTTCGCGCTCAGCTGGGTGACCGTGTGCATCGGGGAGTACGCGCTCGTCGTCAACTCTCCCACCGAGACGGCCACCTTCCAGCCGCAGGACGCGTACGAGATCAGCGCGCTGACCCGGCCGCTCTTCATACTCATCTTCATCAGCGTGGACCTCGCCCAGCG GTTCCTGGGCCCGGCAGCAGAGCTGCAGCTGGCATGTCAGGTGCTGCATGTTCTGTTCGTGACGCTGCCCGTGCTGTGGGCCCTGGGCACTCTGCCCCCACCAGACGCCCTGCTGCTGTGGGCACTGGAGGAGATTCTGGTCCTGGGACTCGGTGGCTCGCCCATGGCCACCAACCTCAG GTTGGTTCTGATGTTCCTGTTCACTCTCACGGTCGCTGTTGGCACCTACTTTATCCCCTCCTCCCTGGGTGTGGTCGTTTTCAGCGTTGCCGCGGGATACCTGCTGAGTTTGGACGTGGCCTACATCGGTGCTGTGTCCAGGTCCTCCAGGTTCCGCTGGTGGCCGCTGCCCCTTCTGCTGGTTTTCCTGGTGGGGTCTGTGGTGGAGGGGACGCTCCTGCAGAACCTCCACCCTGAGGTGGCAAACCTCAGCCTGGCGAGTGGACCCGGGGCTGATGGGGCGGTTGTGGGGCTCCGTGGAGCTCAGGGTCAAGTGGGCTACGTGCTCATTGGTCTCCTGGTGGTGACCTGGTCACTCACGGAGCTTCAGGGCATGTGCCTGCTGGGCGGGGTCCTGCGCAACCCTCTGTATCCCCGACGCGTGGAGTCGGCACAGGCGTTTAGGCAGAGCAGCCGCGCCCTCCGGATCACAGGGGTGGTGCGGCGATTACTGCTTCAGCACG CGTCTCCGTTTGCGATGGTTGCGTTCCTCTCTCTGGACCCGTCCGTCTCGGAGCTCCACACCGTGTCTCTGGCAGTGGGATTCACGCGGGCCTTCAGACTGGTACCGACCCCGCCGTTCCTCTTTACCGCGGACCGATTTCCGACCTTTGACCTCCGCACCTTCCGCCCGCAGGTGTGGCAGAGGACAGACGCAGCCTTGCTGCAGATGGTGCTGGTGCTGTTGGTGAGGCTGGCGTCCACGGGGACGCCGGTGGCCGGGTGGCACCGCCTGGGGACCGGCGTGCAGCTCCTGCTG GTGGGCTTCGCGCTGGACCGCGGCGGCCAGTTCCTGGCCAAGCTGAGGTTCGCTCTGACCGTGCTGGTCACCTCGTGGACCGAGACCAAGCAGCGGCGGCGCTCCGCGGCGGCCCTGCTGGCCCTGAACGCGGCGCTGTGCCCCTTCCTCCTGGCCGTGCTGCTGACCTGCGCCCTCCTGTCTGCCCCCCTGCTGCCCCTCTTCACGCTGCCCGTCTTCCTGGTGGGCTTCCCTCGCCCGCTGCGCTCGTGGCCCGGCACCCCTGGGTGCGCGTGCCCCTGCGCCGACTCTGTCTACTACCAGCAACTCAGCGGCCGGCTGGCAGCGGCCCTCAGGAGCGCCCTGGCCTGTGGAGcactgg GCCCGGCCCCGCCCGGTTCACACCTCCTGTGCCGCATCCAGGACCGCATGGTTTGGCTGACCGTTCTGGAGCGGGGCTTTGGATTCTGGACCCTCAACATCAAG GGTTTGGAGCTGCAGGAGACGTCGTGCCACACCCTTGAGGCCCGGCGGGTGGATGAGGTCTTTGATTGGGCGCtctctggccccgccccctctgaCCCGCTTTGGCGGAGGCTCAACCCCCACTGGGGCAACACGCTGACACCCCGCTGTGTCGTCCCGGTCACCCTGTACTCGGACGCCCGGAACGTCCTTACGGGCATCATCGACTCCCATGAACACCTGGGCCAGTTCCGCGGGAACTTCCTGAAGGTTCTGCTCTGGCTGCTGCTGCGCCGCTCAGCACATGCCCATCAACACAAGGCCAAGGGTCAGCGTCCACCCCCCGCCAGCGGAGGAGCGTCTGGCCACTCTCTGCATCCCAGTGCCCCGCCCCCGTACTcttccacgtcctcctccttttcctccgTTGGCCACCAGGGGCGGAGCTGCAGCCTGGCGTCGCTGGGCGATTGGTCAGACGAGGACGACCTGTTTGGACCTCGCTGTGTTCAGGGGCCGGTGCGTGTTCTGGGTGTGGGGGACGTGTCCCTGCCCGGTTCAGTGGATGTTCTGAGTCTGTATGAGACCACGACGCTGCCCCCGCTGCACCGCCCTCGTCCTGAGCCAGATGCCGATGAGGGCAGGAGCCCCGCCCATCCCCGATTCAGCTGCCCCCACTCAGAGACCCTCGCCCTGCCTGCAGACTGGAGCTCCCTGCCCGGCCCACGCCTGCAGCAGCTTCGCCCCTGTGTGCCCACAGACTGGTTCTGCTTCGCCCTGGCGCAGCTGGTGGAGGGCGGGGCCTCGGGGGTGGAGCGGGAGGCGCTTGCAGGACTCCAGCGGGACCAGGGCCTGGTGGAACTCTACGGCGGCGTGGCCCTGTCCTGCCTGCTGGCTTTGGGTATGGAGGTGGAGGTTCCCTCCCCCAGTCTGGTTTATCGCGTGTacggaggccacgcccactggaGCGAGGCGTTAGACTGGCTGAAGGCCAAGCGGGAACTGTATCAGCTGGCGCTGAAGGccttcag gtacaGCTTCAAGATTCTGTTTGACCAGGCTGTTCTGGAGTCAGTGGAGACCCCGGCGGAGTTGAGCGCCACCCTGGAGGAATACGAGACCAGCTGGTACATCGGCATGGCGACGGAGCACGGCTGGCAGGAGAGCGTGCGCCGGGAAACCCCCTTCCTGTTCTCGCTGGGTCATGATATCGCCATG ggtgtcTACACGGGCcgcgtcctgtccctgcaggagCAGCTGGTGTGCGTGGGGACCCTGAACGGGGAGGCGGTCCGCGGCCAGTGGGCCAACCTGTCGTGGGAGCTGCTGTACGCCACCAACGACGACGAGGAGCGCTACAGCATCCAGGCCCACCCCGTCCTGCTGCGCAACCTGACCGTGCAGGCGGCCGAGCCGCCACTCGGGTACCCCATCTACTCGTCCCGCCCCCTGAGCCTGCGCTGCCTCTGA
- the LOC114802361 gene encoding pecanex-like protein 4 isoform X3 translates to MTSAWTTMGPDVPLLNEYKQEFFWKRFPQTLLGGPRFRLGYCAPPYVYLQQLLLLLTPWLLGGVATLLFQLGVLGEAPAAALSGALMVGVAAALQGLAQSAAQRSERVRPLANQNILADEEEVEFTHCVAPETVHFIVPGKRFMGNAVLHTLLAGALCGLATWYLLPARLGALFGGVGTTAPLFALSWVTVCIGEYALVVNSPTETATFQPQDAYEISALTRPLFILIFISVDLAQRFLGPAAELQLACQVLHVLFVTLPVLWALGTLPPPDALLLWALEEILVLGLGGSPMATNLRLVLMFLFTLTVAVGTYFIPSSLGVVVFSVAAGYLLSLDVAYIGAVSRSSRFRWWPLPLLLVFLVGSVVEGTLLQNLHPEVANLSLASGPGADGAVVGLRGAQGQVGYVLIGLLVVTWSLTELQGMCLLGGVLRNPLYPRRVESAQAFRQSSRALRITGVVRRLLLQHASPFAMVAFLSLDPSVSELHTVSLAVGFTRAFRLVPTPPFLFTADRFPTFDLRTFRPQVWQRTDAALLQMVLVLLVRLASTGTPVAGWHRLGTGVQLLLVGFALDRGGQFLAKLRFALTVLVTSWTETKQRRRSAAALLALNAALCPFLLAVLLTCALLSAPLLPLFTLPVFLVGFPRPLRSWPGTPGCACPCADSVYYQQLSGRLAAALRSALACGALGPAPPGSHLLCRIQDRMVWLTVLERGFGFWTLNIKGLELQETSCHTLEARRVDEVFDWALSGPAPSDPLWRRLNPHWGNTLTPRCVVPVTLYSDARNVLTGIIDSHEHLGQFRGNFLKVLLWLLLRRSAHAHQHKAKGQRPPPASGGASGHSLHPSAPPPYSSTSSSFSSVGHQGRSCSLASLGDWSDEDDLFGPRCVQGPVRVLGVGDVSLPGSVDVLSLYETTTLPPLHRPRPEPDADEGRSPAHPRFSCPHSETLALPADWSSLPGPRLQQLRPCVPTDWFCFALAQLVEGGASGVEREALAGLQRDQGLVELYGGVALSCLLALGMEVEVPSPSLVYRVYGGHAHWSEALDWLKAKRELYQLALKAFRYSFKILFDQAVLESVETPAELSATLEEYETSWYIGMATEHGWQESVRRETPFLFSLGHDIAMGVYTGRVLSLQEQLVCVGTLNGEAVRGQWANLSWELLYATNDDEERYSIQAHPVLLRNLTVQAAEPPLGYPIYSSRPLSLRCL, encoded by the exons ATGACCAGCGCCTGGACCACCATGGGGCCTGACGTGCCCCTCCTTAACGAGTACAAGCAGGAGTTCTTCTGGAAGCGCTTCCCACAGACGCTGCTGGGCGGTCCGCGCTTCCGGCTTGGCTACTGTGCCCCGCCCTACGTctacctgcagcagctgctgctgctgctgacgccGTGGCTGCtcgggggcgtggccacgcTGCTGTTCCAGCTGGGCGTGCTGGGAGAAGCTCCGGCTGCCGCCCTGTCGGGGGCGCTcatggtgggcgtggccgcagCCCTGCAGGGTCTGGCGCAGAGCGCCGCCCAGAGGTCCGAGAGGGTCCGGCCGCTGGCCAACCAGAACATCCTGGCCGacgaggaggaggtggagtTCACGCACTGCGTCGCCCCGGAGACCGTGCACTTCATCGTCCCAGGGAAGAGGTTCATGGGAAATGCGGTGCTGCACACGCTGCTGGCGGGCGCGCTGTGCGGCCTGGCGACGTGGTACCTGCTGCCCGCCCGGCTGGGGGCTCTGTTCGGGGGCGTCGGCACCACGGCGCCCCTGTTCGCGCTCAGCTGGGTGACCGTGTGCATCGGGGAGTACGCGCTCGTCGTCAACTCTCCCACCGAGACGGCCACCTTCCAGCCGCAGGACGCGTACGAGATCAGCGCGCTGACCCGGCCGCTCTTCATACTCATCTTCATCAGCGTGGACCTCGCCCAGCG GTTCCTGGGCCCGGCAGCAGAGCTGCAGCTGGCATGTCAGGTGCTGCATGTTCTGTTCGTGACGCTGCCCGTGCTGTGGGCCCTGGGCACTCTGCCCCCACCAGACGCCCTGCTGCTGTGGGCACTGGAGGAGATTCTGGTCCTGGGACTCGGTGGCTCGCCCATGGCCACCAACCTCAG GTTGGTTCTGATGTTCCTGTTCACTCTCACGGTCGCTGTTGGCACCTACTTTATCCCCTCCTCCCTGGGTGTGGTCGTTTTCAGCGTTGCCGCGGGATACCTGCTGAGTTTGGACGTGGCCTACATCGGTGCTGTGTCCAGGTCCTCCAGGTTCCGCTGGTGGCCGCTGCCCCTTCTGCTGGTTTTCCTGGTGGGGTCTGTGGTGGAGGGGACGCTCCTGCAGAACCTCCACCCTGAGGTGGCAAACCTCAGCCTGGCGAGTGGACCCGGGGCTGATGGGGCGGTTGTGGGGCTCCGTGGAGCTCAGGGTCAAGTGGGCTACGTGCTCATTGGTCTCCTGGTGGTGACCTGGTCACTCACGGAGCTTCAGGGCATGTGCCTGCTGGGCGGGGTCCTGCGCAACCCTCTGTATCCCCGACGCGTGGAGTCGGCACAGGCGTTTAGGCAGAGCAGCCGCGCCCTCCGGATCACAGGGGTGGTGCGGCGATTACTGCTTCAGCACG CGTCTCCGTTTGCGATGGTTGCGTTCCTCTCTCTGGACCCGTCCGTCTCGGAGCTCCACACCGTGTCTCTGGCAGTGGGATTCACGCGGGCCTTCAGACTGGTACCGACCCCGCCGTTCCTCTTTACCGCGGACCGATTTCCGACCTTTGACCTCCGCACCTTCCGCCCGCAGGTGTGGCAGAGGACAGACGCAGCCTTGCTGCAGATGGTGCTGGTGCTGTTGGTGAGGCTGGCGTCCACGGGGACGCCGGTGGCCGGGTGGCACCGCCTGGGGACCGGCGTGCAGCTCCTGCTG GTGGGCTTCGCGCTGGACCGCGGCGGCCAGTTCCTGGCCAAGCTGAGGTTCGCTCTGACCGTGCTGGTCACCTCGTGGACCGAGACCAAGCAGCGGCGGCGCTCCGCGGCGGCCCTGCTGGCCCTGAACGCGGCGCTGTGCCCCTTCCTCCTGGCCGTGCTGCTGACCTGCGCCCTCCTGTCTGCCCCCCTGCTGCCCCTCTTCACGCTGCCCGTCTTCCTGGTGGGCTTCCCTCGCCCGCTGCGCTCGTGGCCCGGCACCCCTGGGTGCGCGTGCCCCTGCGCCGACTCTGTCTACTACCAGCAACTCAGCGGCCGGCTGGCAGCGGCCCTCAGGAGCGCCCTGGCCTGTGGAGcactgg GCCCGGCCCCGCCCGGTTCACACCTCCTGTGCCGCATCCAGGACCGCATGGTTTGGCTGACCGTTCTGGAGCGGGGCTTTGGATTCTGGACCCTCAACATCAAG GGTTTGGAGCTGCAGGAGACGTCGTGCCACACCCTTGAGGCCCGGCGGGTGGATGAGGTCTTTGATTGGGCGCtctctggccccgccccctctgaCCCGCTTTGGCGGAGGCTCAACCCCCACTGGGGCAACACGCTGACACCCCGCTGTGTCGTCCCGGTCACCCTGTACTCGGACGCCCGGAACGTCCTTACGGGCATCATCGACTCCCATGAACACCTGGGCCAGTTCCGCGGGAACTTCCTGAAGGTTCTGCTCTGGCTGCTGCTGCGCCGCTCAGCACATGCCCATCAACACAAGGCCAAGGGTCAGCGTCCACCCCCCGCCAGCGGAGGAGCGTCTGGCCACTCTCTGCATCCCAGTGCCCCGCCCCCGTACTcttccacgtcctcctccttttcctccgTTGGCCACCAGGGGCGGAGCTGCAGCCTGGCGTCGCTGGGCGATTGGTCAGACGAGGACGACCTGTTTGGACCTCGCTGTGTTCAGGGGCCGGTGCGTGTTCTGGGTGTGGGGGACGTGTCCCTGCCCGGTTCAGTGGATGTTCTGAGTCTGTATGAGACCACGACGCTGCCCCCGCTGCACCGCCCTCGTCCTGAGCCAGATGCCGATGAGGGCAGGAGCCCCGCCCATCCCCGATTCAGCTGCCCCCACTCAGAGACCCTCGCCCTGCCTGCAGACTGGAGCTCCCTGCCCGGCCCACGCCTGCAGCAGCTTCGCCCCTGTGTGCCCACAGACTGGTTCTGCTTCGCCCTGGCGCAGCTGGTGGAGGGCGGGGCCTCGGGGGTGGAGCGGGAGGCGCTTGCAGGACTCCAGCGGGACCAGGGCCTGGTGGAACTCTACGGCGGCGTGGCCCTGTCCTGCCTGCTGGCTTTGGGTATGGAGGTGGAGGTTCCCTCCCCCAGTCTGGTTTATCGCGTGTacggaggccacgcccactggaGCGAGGCGTTAGACTGGCTGAAGGCCAAGCGGGAACTGTATCAGCTGGCGCTGAAGGccttcag gtacaGCTTCAAGATTCTGTTTGACCAGGCTGTTCTGGAGTCAGTGGAGACCCCGGCGGAGTTGAGCGCCACCCTGGAGGAATACGAGACCAGCTGGTACATCGGCATGGCGACGGAGCACGGCTGGCAGGAGAGCGTGCGCCGGGAAACCCCCTTCCTGTTCTCGCTGGGTCATGATATCGCCATG ggtgtcTACACGGGCcgcgtcctgtccctgcaggagCAGCTGGTGTGCGTGGGGACCCTGAACGGGGAGGCGGTCCGCGGCCAGTGGGCCAACCTGTCGTGGGAGCTGCTGTACGCCACCAACGACGACGAGGAGCGCTACAGCATCCAGGCCCACCCCGTCCTGCTGCGCAACCTGACCGTGCAGGCGGCCGAGCCGCCACTCGGGTACCCCATCTACTCGTCCCGCCCCCTGAGCCTGCGCTGCCTCTGA